The following coding sequences lie in one Variovorax terrae genomic window:
- the queF gene encoding NADPH-dependent 7-cyano-7-deazaguanine reductase QueF (Catalyzes the NADPH-dependent reduction of 7-cyano-7-deazaguanine (preQ0) to 7-aminomethyl-7-deazaguanine (preQ1) in queuosine biosynthesis) produces the protein MNQPEQSQLGKPAPYTDQYDASLLFPIARATKREEIGAGGRVPFFGADLWTAFELSWLNPRGKPQVALAHITVPCETPNIVESKSFKLYLNSFSNTRFGSADEVRERIRADVGEAVWRGAPASASVGVRLLLSELFDREPVHELDGLSLDRLDIECTRYTPAPELLTAAFDEQPVSEVLVSNLLKSNCLVTGQPDWGSVQIAYSGPQIDQAGLLQYLVSFRNHNEFHEQCVERIFMDLWTRCKPVKLTVYARYTRRGGLDINPYRTSHPQALPPNVRTARQ, from the coding sequence ATGAACCAGCCCGAACAGTCCCAGCTCGGCAAGCCGGCGCCGTACACCGACCAGTACGACGCCTCGCTGCTGTTTCCCATCGCCCGCGCCACCAAGCGCGAGGAAATCGGCGCCGGCGGCCGCGTGCCGTTCTTCGGCGCCGACCTATGGACGGCGTTCGAGCTGAGCTGGCTCAACCCGCGCGGCAAGCCGCAGGTGGCGCTGGCGCACATCACCGTGCCTTGCGAGACACCCAACATCGTGGAGAGCAAGTCGTTCAAGCTCTACCTCAACAGCTTCAGCAACACCCGATTCGGCTCGGCCGACGAGGTGCGCGAGCGCATCCGCGCCGACGTGGGCGAGGCGGTCTGGCGCGGCGCGCCCGCCAGCGCCTCGGTCGGGGTGAGGCTGCTGCTGTCCGAGCTGTTCGACCGCGAGCCGGTGCACGAGCTCGACGGCCTGAGCCTGGACCGGCTCGACATCGAGTGCACGCGCTACACGCCGGCGCCCGAGCTGCTGACGGCGGCCTTCGACGAGCAGCCGGTCAGCGAAGTGCTGGTCAGCAACCTGCTCAAGAGCAACTGCCTGGTGACCGGCCAGCCCGATTGGGGCAGCGTGCAGATCGCCTACAGCGGCCCGCAGATCGACCAGGCCGGCCTGCTGCAGTACCTGGTGAGCTTTCGCAACCACAACGAGTTCCACGAACAGTGCGTCGAGCGCATCTTCATGGACCTGTGGACGCGCTGCAAGCCGGTCAAGCTCACGGTCTATGCGCGCTACACGCGCCGCGGCGGGCTCGACATCAACCCCTACCGCACCAGCCACCCGCAGGCCCTGCCGCCCAACGTGCGCACGGCCCGGCAGTGA
- a CDS encoding ferritin-like domain-containing protein — translation MQIIQASRRSFLGTTGSLSAVAVALLAGRETLAQGMGGDPSKDVSILNVALGLEHEAINAYQLGAGSGLLQKPVLDVAVLFQSHHKAHRDALIATIQKMGGTPVAEKKLDDYARALKADTLKNQSDVLDLAARLELGATNAYLGVIPAFGNRDLAKVAGRLAADETMHFTVLTSALGRPVPANALSFGA, via the coding sequence ATGCAGATCATCCAAGCTTCACGCCGTTCCTTCCTGGGCACCACGGGCTCGCTGTCCGCGGTGGCCGTGGCCCTGCTGGCGGGCCGGGAAACCCTGGCCCAGGGCATGGGCGGCGATCCGTCCAAGGACGTCTCCATCCTGAACGTGGCGCTCGGCCTCGAGCACGAGGCCATCAACGCCTACCAGCTCGGCGCCGGCAGCGGCCTGCTGCAAAAGCCGGTGCTCGACGTGGCCGTGCTGTTCCAGAGCCACCACAAGGCGCACCGCGATGCGCTGATCGCCACCATCCAGAAGATGGGCGGCACGCCGGTGGCCGAGAAGAAGCTCGACGACTACGCCCGGGCGCTGAAGGCCGACACGCTGAAGAACCAGAGCGACGTGCTGGACCTCGCGGCCCGCCTCGAACTCGGCGCCACCAATGCCTACCTCGGCGTGATCCCGGCCTTCGGCAACCGCGACCTCGCGAAGGTGGCCGGGCGCCTGGCGGCCGACGAGACCATGCACTTCACGGTGCTGACCAGCGCGCTGGGCCGCCCGGTGCCGGCCAACGCCCTGTCGTTCGGTGCGTGA
- a CDS encoding Y-family DNA polymerase — translation MDAFYASVELLRYPQLKGLPVVIGGGRRKADEVLDQGAGLPVEQFPRLKDYVGRGVITTATYPARQFGVGSAMGLMKAAKLCPQAILLPVDFDEVRRYSRLFKSLITEIAPVMEDRGVDEVYIDFTHVPGGQRDGGRVLARLIQRSIFEKTGLTCSIGVAPNKLIAKMASEFNKPNGISIVYEDDLQAKIWPLPCRKINGIGPKAEARLTHLDIRTIGELAAKPREWLVEHFGKAYGAWMNDAAWGRDSRPVVTESEPVSMSRETTFDRDLHAVRDKAELGRIFTWLCEKLAEDLQRKGYVGRTIGIKLRYDNFKSVTRDQTLAHFTADAKAIRHTAGLCLKRVPLDQRLRLLGVRVGTLATVAEAADLEKKEQEVRARRSSSAMDSIALTDQLF, via the coding sequence ATGGATGCGTTCTACGCCTCCGTGGAGCTGCTGCGCTACCCGCAGCTCAAGGGCCTGCCGGTGGTGATCGGCGGCGGCCGGCGGAAGGCCGACGAGGTGCTGGACCAGGGCGCCGGGCTGCCGGTGGAGCAGTTCCCGCGGCTCAAGGACTACGTGGGCCGCGGCGTCATCACCACCGCCACTTACCCAGCGCGGCAGTTCGGCGTGGGCTCGGCCATGGGGCTCATGAAGGCCGCCAAGCTGTGCCCGCAGGCGATCCTGCTGCCGGTGGATTTCGACGAGGTGCGGCGCTACTCGCGCCTGTTCAAGAGCCTCATCACCGAGATCGCGCCGGTCATGGAGGACCGCGGCGTGGACGAGGTCTACATCGACTTCACCCACGTGCCCGGCGGCCAGCGCGACGGCGGGCGCGTGCTGGCGCGGCTGATCCAGAGGAGCATCTTCGAGAAGACCGGCCTGACCTGCTCGATCGGCGTGGCGCCGAACAAGCTGATCGCCAAGATGGCCAGCGAGTTCAACAAGCCCAACGGCATCTCCATCGTCTACGAGGACGACCTGCAGGCGAAGATCTGGCCGCTGCCCTGCCGCAAGATCAACGGCATCGGCCCCAAGGCGGAGGCCAGGCTCACCCACCTGGACATCCGCACCATCGGCGAGCTGGCCGCCAAGCCGCGCGAGTGGCTGGTCGAGCACTTCGGCAAGGCCTACGGCGCCTGGATGAACGACGCCGCCTGGGGCCGCGACAGCCGCCCCGTGGTGACCGAGAGCGAGCCGGTGTCGATGAGCCGCGAGACCACCTTCGACCGCGACCTGCACGCGGTGCGCGACAAGGCCGAGCTCGGGCGCATCTTCACCTGGCTGTGCGAGAAGCTCGCGGAAGACCTGCAGCGCAAGGGCTACGTGGGCAGGACCATCGGCATCAAGCTGCGCTACGACAACTTCAAGAGCGTGACGCGCGACCAGACGCTCGCGCACTTCACCGCCGATGCCAAGGCCATCCGCCACACGGCGGGCCTGTGCCTCAAGCGCGTGCCGCTGGACCAGCGCCTGCGCCTGCTGGGCGTGCGCGTGGGCACGCTGGCGACCGTGGCCGAGGCCGCCGATCTGGAGAAAAAAGAGCAGGAGGTCCGCGCCCGGCGGTCATCTTCCGCTATGGATTCCATAGCATTGACGGACCAGCTGTTCTGA
- a CDS encoding LysR family transcriptional regulator — protein MKKSHPELSPTVMNERMLARLRLRHLRLVVALGTTATLHKAAEAVGISQPAATQMLREMEELLALQLFERHSRGMRPTAAGRVLADHGRSVLESLRTATGTMAALAAGASGLLRIGGTPAALTGLLEPVIGAFHRQHPDLQLEVVEDSSERLLAGLTGGALHLILVRQSTPVPEGLRFEALRRDRAVLVASCRHPAAALARVRLRDLAEERWILPPVEFPIRRLFDTLFEKARMQPQVYAVQTTSPVVLPTLLQAGGVVAPMPLSVVGPGLQERGLVMLRLDPKLGLELEALGAIFRPEGLGTAARSLLEALREASLGAGGS, from the coding sequence ATGAAAAAGAGCCATCCCGAACTGTCGCCCACCGTCATGAACGAGCGCATGCTGGCGCGCCTGCGCCTGCGGCACCTGCGCCTGGTGGTCGCGCTCGGCACCACGGCCACGCTGCACAAGGCGGCCGAGGCCGTCGGCATCAGCCAGCCGGCGGCCACGCAGATGCTGCGCGAGATGGAGGAGCTGCTGGCCCTGCAGCTGTTCGAGCGGCATTCGCGCGGCATGCGGCCCACCGCCGCCGGCCGCGTGCTGGCCGACCACGGGCGCTCGGTGCTGGAGTCGCTGCGCACGGCCACCGGCACCATGGCCGCGCTGGCGGCCGGCGCCAGCGGCCTGCTGCGCATCGGCGGCACGCCGGCCGCGCTGACCGGGCTGCTGGAGCCGGTGATCGGCGCCTTCCACCGGCAGCACCCCGACCTGCAACTGGAGGTGGTCGAGGACAGCAGCGAGCGCCTGCTCGCCGGCCTGACCGGCGGTGCGCTGCACCTGATCCTGGTGCGCCAGTCCACGCCGGTGCCCGAGGGCCTGCGGTTCGAGGCGCTGCGGCGCGATCGCGCGGTGCTGGTGGCCTCGTGCCGCCATCCGGCCGCCGCGCTGGCCCGCGTGCGCCTGCGCGACCTGGCCGAAGAGCGCTGGATCCTGCCGCCGGTGGAGTTCCCGATCCGCCGCCTGTTCGACACGCTGTTCGAGAAGGCACGCATGCAGCCCCAGGTCTACGCGGTGCAGACCACCTCACCGGTGGTGCTGCCTACGCTGCTGCAGGCCGGCGGCGTGGTGGCGCCGATGCCGCTCTCGGTGGTCGGCCCCGGGCTGCAGGAGCGCGGCCTGGTGATGCTCAGGCTCGACCCCAAGCTGGGCCTGGAGCTGGAGGCGCTCGGCGCGATCTTCAGGCCCGAGGGCCTGGGCACCGCGGCGCGCAGCCTGCTGGAGGCGCTGCGCGAAGCCAGCCTTGGCGCCGGCGGCTCCTGA
- a CDS encoding MFS family transporter, with protein sequence MTTTHYTPQERRKRIFAIVGASSGNLVEWFDFYVYAFSSIYFAASFFPKSDPTVQLLNTAGVFAAGFLMRPIGGWLFGRIADRRGRKTSMVISVTMMCAGSLMIACLPTYHSIGAWAPFLLLVARLFQGLSVGGEYGTTATYMSEVALKGQRGFFSSFQYVTLIGGQLLAVLVIVVLEQLLSEAELKAWGWRIPFVIGAITAVVAMQLRRQLHETSSAESRGSREAGTVAALFRDHKAAFFTVLGYTAGGSLIFYTFTTYMQKYLVNTVGLPIKTSSYVMTCALFVYMCMQPLFGMLSDRIGRRNNMLLFGAFGAFATVPILTALQHVASPVMAFVLIIAALAIVSFYTSISGIVKAEMFPPEVRALGVGLAYAVANAIFGGSAEYVALGLKSVGHESAFYWYVTVMMVVAFLVALRLPRQAAYLHHDP encoded by the coding sequence ATGACCACAACGCACTACACCCCGCAGGAGCGCCGCAAGCGCATCTTCGCCATCGTGGGGGCCTCCTCGGGCAACCTGGTCGAGTGGTTCGATTTCTACGTCTACGCCTTCTCGTCGATCTATTTCGCGGCCTCGTTCTTTCCCAAGTCGGACCCGACGGTGCAGCTGCTCAACACCGCGGGCGTGTTCGCCGCGGGCTTCCTGATGCGGCCGATCGGCGGCTGGCTGTTCGGGCGCATCGCCGACCGGCGGGGCCGCAAGACCTCGATGGTGATCTCGGTCACCATGATGTGCGCGGGCTCGCTGATGATCGCCTGCCTGCCCACCTACCACAGCATCGGCGCCTGGGCGCCGTTCCTGCTGCTGGTGGCGCGGCTGTTCCAGGGCCTGTCGGTCGGCGGCGAATACGGCACCACGGCCACCTACATGAGCGAGGTGGCGCTCAAGGGCCAGCGCGGCTTCTTCTCGTCGTTCCAGTACGTGACGCTGATCGGCGGCCAGCTGCTGGCGGTGCTGGTGATCGTGGTGCTCGAGCAGCTGCTCTCCGAGGCCGAGCTCAAGGCCTGGGGCTGGCGCATCCCGTTCGTGATCGGCGCCATCACGGCGGTGGTGGCGATGCAGCTGCGCCGCCAGCTGCACGAGACTTCCAGCGCCGAGAGCCGCGGCAGCCGCGAGGCCGGCACCGTCGCTGCGCTGTTTCGCGACCACAAGGCCGCCTTCTTCACGGTGCTGGGCTACACGGCCGGCGGCTCGCTGATCTTCTACACCTTCACCACCTACATGCAGAAGTACCTGGTGAACACCGTGGGCCTGCCGATCAAGACCAGCAGCTACGTGATGACCTGCGCGCTGTTCGTCTACATGTGCATGCAGCCGCTGTTCGGCATGCTGTCCGACCGCATCGGGCGGCGTAACAACATGCTGCTGTTCGGCGCGTTCGGCGCCTTCGCGACGGTGCCGATCCTGACCGCCCTGCAGCACGTGGCCAGCCCCGTGATGGCCTTCGTGCTGATCATCGCGGCGCTGGCGATCGTGAGCTTCTACACCTCGATCAGCGGCATCGTGAAGGCCGAGATGTTCCCGCCCGAGGTGCGCGCGCTGGGCGTGGGCCTGGCCTACGCGGTGGCCAATGCGATCTTCGGCGGCTCGGCCGAGTACGTGGCACTGGGGCTCAAGTCGGTCGGCCACGAATCGGCCTTCTACTGGTATGTGACGGTCATGATGGTGGTGGCCTTCCTGGTGGCCCTGCGGCTGCCGCGCCAGGCGGCCTACCTGCACCACGACCCCTGA
- a CDS encoding GlsB/YeaQ/YmgE family stress response membrane protein, translating to MHYIWMALVGLVVGFIARALHPGKDNLGLIMTAVLGIAGSFAANYVGQAIGWYKAGESAGFIASVIGALVLLVIYGFVAKKTA from the coding sequence ATGCACTACATCTGGATGGCCCTCGTGGGCCTGGTGGTTGGCTTCATCGCGCGCGCCCTGCACCCCGGCAAGGACAACCTGGGCCTGATCATGACCGCGGTGCTCGGCATCGCGGGCTCCTTCGCGGCCAACTACGTGGGGCAGGCGATCGGCTGGTACAAGGCCGGCGAAAGCGCCGGCTTCATCGCCAGCGTGATCGGCGCCCTGGTGCTGCTGGTCATCTACGGCTTCGTCGCCAAGAAAACGGCCTGA
- a CDS encoding c-type cytochrome yields the protein MGAGGWPARQALAAALLAACAAGAPAQSVERGRQLYETRCGACHSVDANRVGPMHQGVLGRRAGSVPGFDYSPALAHAGFRWDRARLLAWLTDPEALVPGQKMGYRLEQAQDREDVVAYLATLK from the coding sequence ATGGGCGCCGGGGGATGGCCGGCGCGCCAGGCACTGGCCGCGGCCCTGCTGGCGGCCTGCGCCGCGGGCGCCCCGGCCCAGTCGGTCGAGCGCGGCCGGCAGCTCTATGAGACGCGGTGCGGCGCCTGCCACAGCGTGGACGCCAACCGCGTGGGCCCGATGCACCAGGGGGTGCTCGGGCGCCGGGCCGGCAGCGTGCCCGGCTTCGACTACTCGCCTGCCCTCGCGCACGCCGGCTTCCGCTGGGACCGGGCGCGGCTGCTGGCCTGGCTGACCGACCCCGAGGCGCTGGTGCCCGGCCAGAAGATGGGCTACCGGCTGGAGCAGGCGCAGGACCGCGAGGACGTGGTGGCCTACCTCGCCACGCTGAAGTGA
- a CDS encoding amidohydrolase, producing the protein MSRRSLSLNKLVLAMAVSALPMLGHAQDLYATINAKSKAIEARMIDWRRDIHQHPELGNQEVRTSALVAKHLRALGYEVREKVATTGLVAVLKGGKPGPVVALRADMDALPVAEEVDVPFASKARATWDGREVPVMHACGHDGHTAILMATAEVLASMKDQLPGTVKLVFQPAEEKLPKGEIGGAKRMLEEGAFDGPKPDAVFGLHLAAGMPVGMIGYKPGAITAGSDAFRMEVKGSQTHGGMPWAGIDPIVLGSQIVLGLQTIPSRQIDVTKGPSVLTVGTFNAGQRYNIVPDKAEMSGTLRTSSEETRQFIMKRAAQTAEDIAHSGGGSAHVHWEPNGYPATVNDEALLGRMLPSLSRVSGAKPQLVPMGTGGEDFSFFAQQAPGLFVMIGATTPGQDMKKAAPNHSPRFNPDEASLLIGLRTMLTLTLDYMNGAAAAAPAAQKS; encoded by the coding sequence ATGAGCCGACGCTCTTTGTCGCTGAACAAACTCGTCTTGGCGATGGCCGTGTCGGCGCTGCCGATGCTGGGCCACGCACAGGACCTCTACGCCACCATCAACGCCAAGTCCAAGGCCATCGAGGCCAGGATGATCGACTGGCGCCGCGACATCCACCAGCATCCCGAGCTCGGCAACCAGGAAGTGCGCACCAGCGCGCTGGTGGCCAAGCACCTGCGCGCCCTGGGCTACGAGGTGCGCGAGAAGGTGGCCACCACCGGCCTGGTGGCAGTGCTCAAGGGCGGCAAGCCCGGCCCCGTGGTGGCGCTGCGCGCCGACATGGACGCGCTGCCCGTGGCCGAGGAGGTGGACGTGCCGTTCGCCTCCAAGGCCCGCGCCACCTGGGACGGCCGCGAGGTGCCGGTGATGCATGCCTGCGGCCATGACGGCCACACCGCGATCCTGATGGCCACGGCCGAGGTGCTGGCCTCGATGAAGGACCAGCTCCCCGGCACCGTCAAGCTGGTGTTCCAGCCGGCCGAGGAAAAACTGCCCAAGGGCGAGATCGGCGGCGCCAAGCGCATGCTCGAAGAGGGCGCGTTCGACGGCCCGAAGCCCGACGCGGTGTTCGGCCTGCACCTGGCGGCCGGCATGCCGGTGGGCATGATCGGCTACAAGCCCGGCGCCATCACGGCCGGCTCGGACGCCTTCCGCATGGAGGTCAAGGGCAGCCAGACCCACGGCGGCATGCCCTGGGCCGGCATCGACCCGATCGTGCTGGGCTCGCAGATCGTGCTGGGCCTGCAGACCATCCCGAGCCGCCAGATCGACGTGACCAAGGGCCCGAGCGTGCTCACCGTGGGCACCTTCAATGCCGGTCAGCGCTACAACATCGTGCCCGACAAGGCCGAGATGAGCGGCACGCTGCGCACCAGCAGCGAGGAGACGCGCCAGTTCATCATGAAGCGCGCGGCGCAGACGGCCGAGGACATCGCCCACAGCGGCGGCGGCAGCGCCCATGTGCACTGGGAGCCCAACGGCTACCCCGCCACCGTGAACGACGAGGCGCTGCTCGGCAGGATGCTGCCCAGCCTGTCGCGCGTGAGCGGCGCCAAGCCGCAGCTCGTGCCCATGGGCACGGGCGGGGAGGACTTCTCGTTCTTCGCGCAGCAGGCGCCCGGCCTGTTCGTGATGATCGGCGCCACCACGCCGGGGCAGGACATGAAGAAGGCCGCGCCCAACCACTCGCCGCGCTTCAACCCTGACGAGGCCAGCCTGCTGATCGGCCTGCGCACGATGCTCACGCTGACGCTGGACTACATGAACGGCGCCGCTGCCGCCGCGCCCGCCGCGCAGAAGTCGTAA
- a CDS encoding IclR family transcriptional regulator produces MSTQTLDRAIGLLHLLAAAPQGCRLVDLQRQTGLTKPTVHRILETLCQHQMAAQDPASRRYRLGPEIALLAGAVAPPPYDLREVCADHMIEVAQRSGDTSFLTVRSGFDAVCIDRQSGPYPVKAFTVDVGTRRPLGVGAGGIMLLAMLDEEDRAGVYKATRQALPAGGAVTMKAIVAAVEEARRQGHAYSDGLVLGGVRGLAVPILAPDGKAVAALSLAAIRDRITRQRIPQLLSILKTHAASIEQRLRAATPAARR; encoded by the coding sequence ATGAGCACCCAGACCCTCGACCGCGCCATCGGGCTGCTGCACCTTCTGGCGGCGGCCCCGCAGGGCTGCCGGCTGGTCGATCTGCAGCGGCAGACCGGTCTGACCAAGCCCACCGTGCACCGCATCCTGGAAACGCTGTGCCAGCACCAGATGGCCGCGCAGGACCCGGCGTCGCGCCGCTACCGGCTGGGGCCCGAGATTGCCCTGCTGGCGGGCGCCGTGGCGCCGCCGCCCTATGACCTGCGCGAGGTCTGCGCCGACCACATGATCGAAGTGGCGCAGCGCAGCGGCGACACCAGCTTTCTCACCGTGCGCTCGGGCTTCGACGCCGTCTGCATCGACCGGCAGTCGGGCCCCTACCCGGTCAAGGCGTTCACCGTGGACGTGGGCACGCGGCGGCCGCTCGGCGTGGGGGCCGGCGGCATCATGCTGCTCGCCATGCTGGACGAGGAAGACCGCGCGGGGGTCTACAAAGCCACGCGCCAGGCGCTTCCCGCCGGGGGAGCGGTGACGATGAAAGCCATCGTGGCGGCCGTGGAAGAGGCGCGGCGGCAGGGCCACGCCTACAGCGACGGCCTGGTCCTGGGCGGGGTGCGCGGGCTGGCGGTGCCGATCCTCGCGCCCGATGGCAAGGCGGTGGCGGCGCTGAGCCTTGCCGCCATCCGCGACCGCATCACACGCCAGCGCATTCCGCAGCTGCTGAGCATCCTGAAGACGCACGCCGCCTCGATCGAGCAGCGCCTGCGCGCCGCCACGCCCGCGGCACGCCGCTGA
- a CDS encoding enoyl-CoA hydratase-related protein, which translates to MQCFALTLDHHVAHLVLNRPEAMNTMHPLFWRELDEVLTQLHRDGAARALVISSTGKHFSAGMALETFSGAIQMDDQSPEGRAAIFDLLTDMQATFTKLETLRIPVIAAIQGGCIGGAVDMATACCIRYATADAFFCIQEINIGMVADVGTLQRLPKLVPLAVVKELAYTGRRLPAHKAQTYGLVNEVFDTAEAMRAAALQCAAEIAAKPPVAIWGTKQAVNYARDHSVDDSLRQMGWLQGAIWSNAHVREAVTAMKEKRSAGFPALAALGSFREAP; encoded by the coding sequence ATGCAATGCTTCGCCCTCACCCTCGACCACCACGTCGCCCACCTCGTGCTGAACCGCCCCGAGGCCATGAACACCATGCACCCTTTGTTCTGGCGCGAACTCGACGAGGTGCTCACGCAGCTGCACCGCGACGGCGCGGCGCGCGCGCTGGTGATCTCTTCCACCGGCAAGCATTTCAGCGCCGGCATGGCGCTGGAGACCTTCAGCGGCGCGATCCAGATGGACGACCAGAGCCCCGAGGGCCGCGCCGCCATCTTCGACCTGCTGACCGACATGCAGGCCACCTTCACCAAGCTCGAGACGCTGCGCATCCCCGTGATCGCGGCGATCCAGGGCGGCTGCATCGGCGGCGCGGTGGACATGGCCACGGCCTGCTGCATCCGCTACGCCACGGCCGACGCCTTCTTTTGCATTCAGGAAATCAACATCGGCATGGTGGCCGACGTGGGCACGCTGCAGCGCCTGCCCAAGCTGGTGCCGCTGGCCGTGGTCAAGGAACTGGCCTACACCGGCCGCCGCCTGCCGGCGCATAAGGCCCAGACGTACGGGCTGGTCAACGAGGTGTTCGACACCGCCGAAGCGATGCGGGCCGCCGCGCTGCAGTGCGCGGCCGAGATCGCCGCCAAGCCGCCGGTGGCGATCTGGGGCACCAAGCAAGCCGTGAACTATGCGCGCGACCACTCGGTGGACGACTCGCTGCGCCAGATGGGCTGGCTGCAGGGCGCGATCTGGAGCAACGCGCATGTGCGCGAAGCGGTGACGGCGATGAAGGAAAAGCGCAGCGCCGGTTTCCCGGCGCTGGCAGCCCTGGGCAGCTTCCGCGAAGCGCCCTGA